The genomic window CAAATTGAAAACACCGCTAGAACCTTCTTCATGATCCAACCCATCTTTGGTTATTCCGGCTTCACCGCTTCATGATCCTGCAAATGATCGGCGTCATCGCTGTTCGTGACCGACCTGGCCGACATTGCGTTTTCACTGCGATACGCATGCACATGCTGGACATACTCGCCGCCCACCCAACGGAAGTTGCGGAAAATGACGTCCGGATCCTGCCACTTTTTATTTTTCGGGGAAAGTTCAAGCCCGCCGGCTTCATGGATGGCATCCCCCAGCGGTTTGTCCGTTTTCTCATTCAGGAATTGATCGGGCGACAACGTTACGGTCTGCCATCCGGAATCCCCTTCCAGTTTAACGCGGCAGGCATAGGTATTAAAATCGGCCGTCCAGTAGTTCCGGTGCAGTTTGACTGAAAAATCCTCGCCGGCTTCGGTCTTGATATCAAACTGCAGCGCCGCGCCTTTCGGGGCACGGAATTCAGGATCACTCGGTGCATAGGTGAAGGGGCTCACGCGGTTGGCCGTGAAACCGGGCTTTCCGCCAGGCCCCGTAACCGCCTTGAGCCGCTTATCTATTTTTCCCGGGATCGGGTCAGTTCCGGTCGAATTTCGCGTCCAGCTGTCGACGCCTTCCTGGCCATCACAGAAAACCCGCGAGGGGGTTTTGATGGTCGCCACGGCTCCGATCTTTTCAGGAATCACGGCCTGCAGCGGGCTGGAAACAACGACGCCCGATTGATAGGTGATATTCGCAAAGGCAAACAGGTATTCATCCGCGTTCATGACCGGCGTTGCGGCCACATAGACATCGCCTGATTTCCGGAGCTCCGCATTCCGCCAGTGCCGGTTCACCGCAAAGGGATTTTCAAGCCCGTAATAAACCTCGACCTTCACCACGTCTTCAGGCCGATCCGGTTTCAGGTAAAACAGCGGCGATTGATCCTTGCCCGGCCTGATCTGACAGTCCGGATTCGCCGGCCAAACCCCTTCGCCTTTCAGATGCACATCCATCCACATGGGCAGGTCATGTATAAAATCCATCCCGATGTGATGCCGCAGGCGCGGCGTCAGCGCCCAGGCCCGCGGCACCCCTTCCGGAATCAGATCCAGCGACTGCTCGGCACGATCCATATAGCCGTGGCGATCGTTGGAGGAGCTTAAGAACAGCATGGGAAACTTCACATAAGGAGCCGATGCTTCCGGTGCCAGTGAAGCGCGCCAACGCCGGTCGTTTTCACTGGGTTTGTGCTCCGGCATGCCGATGGAATATCTCGTGTCATCATACGTGTAGGTGTTCCACCCCGCGCCATAAATGGCACATCCCGCCTTGATGCGCGGATCAAAAGCCAGGTTCCACATGATGGTTCCCCCCATGGAAATGCCGTATGCCCCGAGCTTATCCGGATTCACTTCCGGTTGACGCTCGAGATAGGTCAAGGCCCGCATCGAAGCCTGCGTCCACAGAAAATAGGCATCATGTCTCGGGCTCGGCTCCGTTACTTTTGTGCCTGTTCGCTTTTTATGATCCCCATTCTCGACCCCGTTCCAGCGGGTGTAGCGCTCCCGTTTGGGCCACTCGCCGCCCCAGTTGATCGTCAGGATCCCGTATCCGCGCCCGGCAAACACCTTGAGCCAGTCCTTGTTCACCGTCTGGCCGCCGCCGTGGATATGGAGCAGGCCCGGCAAATCCTTGCCGCCGGTCGGCGCGGCATAGATGCCATAGATCCGGACATATTCTCCATCGAATTTTTCGCCGTTAAAATAGACCTCCTTGTAGGAGATGCCGTCTTCTTCCCAAGCCTTCAGAATTTCTTCGGCCAGCGGCTCCGCTCTCGGATCATACCCTGCCCAGATGTCCGGCGGTGTCATAACCGCAGCAGATGCTCCTGCACCAAATGAAAAAGCCACCATCCCCGAGAGGATCCCCATCAAAATAAACGTCTTTTTTTTCATTTCACATCCCGACTACACCAAAAAGCCCCGGGTGTTCCCCCGAGGCTTTTTCTGGCCTAAATACCATTCGAGTTCCTACATCATGAATCTGCGACGGATGAACAGGACGCCACCGCCGAATGCCGCAACCAGGCCGAGCGTGGCCGGTTCCGGAATGGCTACACCATCAAGTACGACTCCATAAAACCGTGCACGGGAACCATCGAGGTCGGTGTTGATCGCCCGATAATCCAGCAACGTGTCGGCATAGTTATCCGTAACGTTGTCAAAGGTAAATGCGGCTATTGCAGTTCCATTGCCTCCAACTGTCGTCCCGGTAAAGTCAAATTCCGAGATATCTGCATGGTCAGGGTCACTCACCGAATCCCCCGATCCAAGAAAACCGGAAAGCTGACCACCAAAAGCCACCTGTGCAAAATCAGCAGAGGTGCCGAAGATAAAATAAACCGTCCCCGACTTGTAACCGGACGTTTGGATCGTGCCGGCCGCATCCGATGCATTCGCACCGGTGTCCGCTGCAAATACCGTAGAGCCATCGGGTAAGGTTAATGCCACATTCGACTTGTTACCGCCTAATGAGGCTACGGGATAAGTCGGTGTTGAGATGGAAGATCCAGCAGACGCATAAACATTCAATGAGCCAGCGGTACTGTCATTTTCGCCCACTGCATTAACGAAAAGGTACTCCGAAACCGTTCCGTCTCCCAATGTGAATGTAGTAACCGAGGTTCCGCCAGCAGTCGCACTGCCCGCAGTCAGATTAATTACCGCTGAACCCGTGTCGTTCTGGCTGGACGACAGCATTGTGGTCGATCCATGAGCTACGACAGAAGCCTGCGCCAAAGCAACTGTAAGAGCCAGTGTTGTCAGAATCGCTAATTGTTTCTTCATTTCTTTTCCTTTTTTTTCGGTGTACCCAGACCGGCGAACAAACACCGGCCTTCCCCAATTTGCTAATGCATTCTACACAGATCCCAAAGCAATCACATCCTACGTTTAGAGGAGGCCCGCGCTTTGAGTCGCACGATGCTGCGCCCTTCCCGATCCGATTATTTCTTGGATTTGTCCCGAGTGCCGATCGGCTTCCAGACAATGGACGAGGTCTTCTTTTCGAGGTCGATATCGACGGTGCAGAACTCAAACTCGCGGTGGTAGGCATAGCCTTTTTTGGAGGCCTTGCCCAACGGCCTACCGATCCTCTTGCCGAAATCATCGTGCCACGTCATCAGCGACTCCTGGCTCCAGAGATGCTGCCCCTCATCCACCCAGCGGTAGTAGGCCTTGTCGTGCGCGACAATGAGATAGGCCGCGTGGCTGAATTCGTGGGTCTTGCTCCATCCGTCATGGGCCGAAAAACAGACGAACATCTTGTCCTCCGGAACCTGCAGGCAGGTGTCGATCATGGTTTCGCCGGCGGTGACACTGTCGCAGGTATGACGGAACCAGCTATCGATAAACACCCCGTCCACATTATCCAGCATCCCGATTCCGTCATACATGCCGTCGCGAGCCCGGTTCAAGATGAACCCATTGATCAACCTGAAGCCGGTCATTTTTGACGTAATGTAGGATACATTGGGCTTATGCTTCCGCACAGCCGTGCGCCAGCCATCGATAAAGATGCCGTGAAGATCGCTTTCGGCGCAGTTGCGGTTAGCGGTCTCCACATACCAGTCGTTTTCCGCTCTGAGGGGAAGGTTCAGGTGAGTCGGCGCGCCGCGGTCATCGCAAATGAAATATTCCGGATGCTCCACAAACGCCTTGGCCTCGGACTCGAACCACTTTGGATAGGCCGCCCCAATGCTATAGATCATGATCGGCTTGCAACGCGGATTGTTTTTTACCAATCGCGCCGCAGTCAGATGGCTGGTTTTTTCATGGGACGGATCCGGATAAACGGAACGCATGTGCGGCTTTTCGATGGTGAAATATTCAAAGTTGCCGCGAATCCATGCATATTGCTCCTCCGAAAAACCATCCCCGCTGTACGAATGGCCGTAAAGGCGCGTCTTGTGCCATTCACCGGCATAGCAGGGTTCGGACTGGGCAGCAGATGCCTTGAATATCGAAAGCACAACAATGCCTGCAAAAAGGCAACACTGGTTCAGATTACTTTTCAATGCCGATCTCCAGTTTCAGGAATTGATTCGTTGTTCCAAGGGTTGGAACCGTGTTGGTGACGCTCTCGAAATCAGTATCGATGATTCCGGAACCGGCATCCGAAATGCCGTCGGTGCTCCACATGCCATCGCCCAGATCGTCGGTGGCTTTGACCGTGTAGGTCAGGCCGCGGGAGGCGGCATCGCGGCGGCGGTTGTACTGGATTTCAAAATCATCACCGGCAACCGCGTGGGAGGGATCGACCCCATCGTTTCCAAGGGTTGGAACTCCGCCGAGGGCATATTCGGTCAGATTGTTGAGGCCATCGCCGTCCGGATCGGCGAAGAGGTCGGAGTTTCCAAGGTTTGGAAACGTGTCGATCCAGTCATAGTAGGGATCGAGTTTCCCGTTATCCGTGTAAAGCTGCTCGATCTCGGCCTGGGCCGCCGCGGCGTCCGCCGTGGCATAGAGGGCGATCTGCCCGCCGGCGATCAGGTTGCGGGCCGCCAGATGCGGCCAATCGATGAGCAGTGTGCCGCTGCTTACGGATGCGGCGATGTTGGTATCCAGCGCCTGATAACCCAGCGATGAAAGGAACGGTATCTCGACGCGTATGCTCCGTGACGGATCGTCTTTCGGAATGCCCGCCACATCGAGCAGGCGCAGGGCCACATGATGCTCGTGGGCATCCATGCGAAAGATGCAGCGGATGTGTTTTTTCCAGGTTGTAAATGGATACTCCAGATCGACAATGGAATCGCGGATGTCTTTCATGACCATGGTTGAGGATGAAACCGTCCAGCCATTGAAGTGGCGTTGAATAGCGCCCGACTCCTCCGATGCATCCAGATGTTCGATGCCATTCAGCACCAGGTTGGTGATCGAACCATCGGAAGCCCAGATCATGTAGTTGTCCGCAACTGCTGCCGGGGCCTCGACAAACCGGACATAATCGATGCTGGCCCCTTCCCCGCCGTCGGCCTGCCCGAACACTTCGATTCTATCGCCGGAGCTGAGGTAGACCCGCCGGATGGTGCGTTCCATAACGTTGATGGATGCCGGGTCGGAGCTGCCCAGGCGGCGGTCTGCCAGCCAGGAATCCAGCAGTTGATCGTTCAAATAGACCTTGAATGCCGCGCGGCCATCGGTCTCGTCAAAATAGCCGACCTTTAGATCGTAATAGCCATCCTCGAACCCAATCAGCAGCCCTTCGGCCGATCCCTCGGAACCGGTTAACCGAACCAGCTGGCCACCGGACGCATCGACGTTCGCTTCGGCGGCGTAGCCGGTCAGCGTCATTTCCTCGGCTTCCAGTTTGGTAAGCGACTCGATCGAACCGAGGGTAACGGTCAGCGTTGCCGAATCCGGCGAGGCCGGATCAATGGCCGCGCCGTAGGTGGGGTGTGCCTTCAGGTCGGAACAGAAGTGGGTGCCGAGAGGCAGTGCAACGCCCCGGAGTTCTGCCGAATAGAGCACCACGTTTTGATCCAGCAGCAATGTCCCCCCGTTTTCAACCACCAGGACGGAGCTGGTGCTGAAATGGTTGCCGTCAAAATCGAGCATCCCGTTCGACGACACATTGAAATCGCCGTCGCCGAATCCATCGCCTTTCAGCGTGCCCGCTTCAACATTCCACACGCCGGAAAAGGTATTCGCGGAGTTTTCAATGCTCACGGTGCCTTCACCGACAATACCCACCGATGCAATCGTGTTGCCGGGAACCATCAGGACATCCAGCTGGATCGTTCTGCTCGCATAACTGGTGTTTAATTCAATGGCTCCGGAACCGCTCAGCGAGCCGTCCAGTTTTGCGGTGCCCCCGCCCCCGTTCGCCATCGAGGTTCCATCGTGCATGACCAGATTAACCGAGGTAAAACTGCCTCCATTTTTCAGGGTCAGCGAGGAACCGTTGGACAGCGTCAGCGATTCGCCGGCAAAGGTGCCGCCCTCGCCGGGCGTGCGCGTTTTATCGCCCAGATCATTTACATAGGCATTGATGTTTGAAGGGGCCAGACCGTCCGACCATTTGGCGGCCGTGTTCCAGCTTTCCCCCATGTCGTGCCCGTCGGTCTGATAGATGGTCGCGGCATTCACACAGGAGCTGATCCCCAACAGCACTAAAATATAAAGATTGGTTTTCATCGTATCCCCCTTATGCCTAAAGACGGTCATTCGTTTTCAGGACGTAGGCAGCGTCCGTAACAATGTATTGGGTTTCGATGTCCACGGATCCGCCGCTTTGCGTTGCGGTAATTGTGTTGTTGCCCGCCGCCACATGGAAGCCGGACTGGGTAACCGTCGGCTCGCTGAGCGTGTTCCAGTTTTTGTCGCAGATTTTGGCGGTTGTTCCGCCGGTATACTGCAGGAACTCACCCGGATTGACCGTACCCGTGATCGAGAGCGACCCGGCTCCGGCAATCTGGATAGATGGATCGACCAGCGAGCCGGAGGCATCCTCATGCACCCGGACAACAAACTGCAGCTCCTGGGCGGCATACGGATTATCCACTTCGATCGCGGTTCCGCTGGTTATCGACTGCATGGGCTCCGCGCCGCCTTTTTCCTGGTGCGCCATATAGAACGGCCCGTCATCGACGGTGGTGCGGCTCATGACATGATGGGGCGTGAAGATATATTCATCGCTTCCGTTTTTGCCCAGCACCAACACGTGGTCGGTTTCATAGTGGTTGCTTCCCGGCGTCTTGGTCGTTACCGCGGCAACGTAGGCAACATCGTCCTCGTGCAGGATCGATCCGAGCTCAATCCAGTAGCCGAAGAGATCAATCACTTCGCCGCTAAGCCCGTGGTTGTTCAGTTCGTTCATCCCGAAGCTCTCGCCGCTCATGGGAACCGACAGGCTGACCCGCCGGCCGCCGGTCATGATCGATTCCTGCGCCATGAAGTGCGTGTTCAGGATGCTGGTTGCCGGATACCCTTTGTAGCGGTATTCATCCAGCCGGATACCGACCGCCAGCGGGAAATAGTTGTAGGTCATGTCGTCGCGAACCCCGCTGAAGCTCTGCTCGAAATTGGCGGCGATACTCCGGCCGACGCGGCTGGACGTGACCGGATATTCGAGATAGCTGTAGACCCGGTCATAATAGTCGCGACCGCTCCAGGGCGTATTGTCGTGGCTGTTCCCGCCGTCGATATGCAGGTGCCCGCCGCCGCTCGCCACAAACAGGTCGTTCAGGAAGCTGGCATGGCGGAAGGCCAGATCATCCATCAGGCTGTCGGGCTGATCCAGGTCATAGTTCGGGCCATAGACCCCGCTCGTCCAGGGGCTCAGCAGCCCGGCCCAGTCCTCGCCGGCGGCATGCGACAGCGCATCGGTTGCCCCCAGCCCGCGCGTACAGCCTTCCAGCACCCACACCTCTTCTTCCGTCCGTTCGAACGAACCGACGCGAACGATTTCCTCGCCGATGCGCACATAGTCGAAATGCATCGCCGAGCCGATGTAGACCGGCAAATTGACGCCTTCGTTCACGCGCAGACGGATGCGTGTGTCGGAGGAACTGATCGGAACCTCGAGCGTCCCCCCGCCCCAGCAGTCCAGCCGCCGGTCAACGGTGGGAACAAGAAACTCCGCATCGTTCTCACCCACCGGGATTCCCACATTGTGCAGGCGGATCATGATGTTGCTGGCCGCCAGATATTCCGTATAGGCGACCAGGTCGGCCTTCCCGTTGGGGAACACCTCCGTGTTCACATTGGTGATCGAATTATAGTTGGGCCAGTATTCGCCGCGCCAGGTCGCCGTATGCATGTAGACCCGCTTAACGCCGGCGGGAAAGGCCACGGTATCGGTCAGGGTATAAAGGTCGGCCAGGTTCGTGGCCTCAAACTGCACCTGGCTCATGGCCCCGAGTTTTGCGCGGTATTGCGCGACCCAGGCCAGCACATCGGCCTCCGTCCAGCTCGGCTGTCCGGCCGGATGTGGAATGGGCTCGTTCGCCCAGATCGAAGCCAGGCAGGCATCCAGCTCTGCGCCATCCAGCGTTCCGTCATACAGCGCAACGCCCCCCTTGGTGCCATCGGCTTCCGCCGCCCAGGGATACTTCCAATAGATATCCTGCCACGCGTCATCCTCATCCGTATCGGCATCCACCACATCGTCCAGCGACTTCATCCAAACCAGCGCATTGCTGATCAACCGAAGCCTCATGCCGTACTGACGGTCGTTCGCGCCGATGCCCTCGGTATCCACGAGGTGAATCGAAACATGCCGCGGGTAGGCATCAATCCGGAACGTAAAGCTCGGCAGGCTTCCCGCCGATTCCGAGACGGTCATCCGATCACCGGAAAACGAGGCATGGCCCAGCATGGTTTCCGAATAGTTTTGCCCGTCGAATGTCCGCAGATAAAATCCGTCGTCGGAGGAAGAGCCCATCCGGTTCACGCCGTTCAGAATCAGCGTGGCCGGCGTTGCGTCGCTGTTGAACGTGAATTCGGAATGGGAAACGGGCGGATCGGAAAGGACGGTGATCGTTCCCGCCGATGCCAGCCCATCCGCCAGAGCCGATGCATCGATTCCCAGATCCGTTATGAGGTTGGTGGCATTGTGTGTTCCGGAAGCCAGCCCCACGCCCCGGATGGTGGCCGACTGGAAGGTCAGATCCTCATCCAGCTTGATCACGCCGTTGCAATCCAGCGAGCCAACGGGATTGTGATAGGCCCCGTCGATGTCGAGATAGCCCTGGGTTCCGACGATAAAACTTCCCGCCCCCAATCCGTTGCCTTTCAGGTAGCAGTTTTGAACATCCCAGGTTCCGGCAAAGGTGTTGGAAGGATTGGAAAAGGTAAAGCCGCATTCCGTGGCCGCCGTAAATTCCCCGCTGTTGTTGACAGCAATTGTATGGATCGCCGCGTCGGCGGTGACCCATGCAGAAACGGTCGTTTTGCGATTGTGATACGACGGATTGAACGTAACCGTGCCGGCTCCCGTCAGCGCCAGATTCCCGGCAAGACTTCCGGACGACCCGCCGTTTTGCAACGAAGACCCCGCCGTGATGGTCAGGTTGCTGGCGGTGCATACCCCGGTGTGCTTGAACTTTAATACGGCCCCGTTGTCGATCGTGAGTGAATCGCCCAGAAAAACAGGATTGCCCTCAATGGAACCCTGCGGCGTACGGGTGTCCCGTCCACTCACGTTGTTGATATAATCGTTTCCCGGCGACGGAACCTGGTCGTTCGACCACGAAGAGGCTTTAAGCCATCCCGCGGCATCCGCCGCTCCCACGTTTTCATCCTGGGAGACCAGGGCACCCGCTGCATTCAATGCAACAACGGCCGCCATGGCAACAAAAGTCCTGTTCATGCATTTCCCCTGCTTATTTTTCAAATCCGATTTCCAATTTCAGGAATTCATTGGTCTTGCCGACTGTTGAAACGCTGTTGGTGCCCAAAACCGGAGGCACCAGACCGTCGGTCGGGACAACTTCGCAAAGTTGAATCGCCTCATGGGCAAGGCGCTCGCCGAACAGCCGGTAGCCTTCAACAGTATAGTGCAGGCTATTATGAACTTTTCTGCCCGCCTTATTGATCCCGTCATTCAAATCATCGGTATTAACCCAGGTCGCGCGAGGATGCGCCTCGACGACCTCGACCAATGCATCGCGCACCATCGTCCAATGCGGATACTTCTCGTTCGCCATGTCATAGTCACTCAGACGTCCCACAACCACATTGATATCCTCACGCCCCAAATCGTCGGAAAGTTGCTGAAACAACCCTACCAAACTCTCCGCATAGACTTCGCCATGGCTCTCTTTGGCATCCCGCTCGCCCTGCATCCAGACGAAGGTAACCGTTGAGAACTCCTTCTCTCGGGTCGCCTCTTCAACCTTTGCCAACAACCGGTCATACAGGTCTCCCGGCACCTTCCCGCCGCTGTAGAGTGGATAGCCCGTTTGTTCGGGATCATACCCATCGACCGCCTTCCACTGCTTATACCAACGGCGAATCGGCTGGCCGCCCAGCGAATCCTTCACAACCGTTACGTTTTCTTTACCAAACGCGGCTTCTACCGTGGGGACGAACGAAATATTTTCATCAAGATAATACATATTCGACTGGCCCGACAGGATGAAGAGATGCTTCCCCTTTTCAGCCGCATGCGCCACCCCGCAAACCAGGGCAACCAAGCTTGCAATATATAGCTTCTTTTTCATTCTCATTCCATTTCTTCGATTTTAACGGACGGCTAGTTCTGGATCGTTATCGTTTCCAGCTCCTGCCCGTTTTCGTTAATCAATCGGAAAACCGCCTGATCTGCGGTGAACGTAATTTCACCGAACGCCCACGACCGGCTTTTCAACCCAAACAACTGGGCCGTCCGATCTTCCCCGAAGGCACCCGGCCCCGGAACGCCGCCGAGCGTCGCGACCTCGAACTCATAGATCTTTTTGCCCTCGGGACGCGGAATGGCGAAGCCGCGCGCGCCGTGGCGATCGCCGCACAGCAGAATCACCTTGGAGCCTTGCTTCGCGTCGATCAGCTGGAAAATTTCTTCGCGCCCCTCCGTATCCCACGTCCCCCAACTGTCTTTGCCGTTGGAGATATAGTCGCTCCACATCGTGCCGCCGCTGAGCAAAATATAGGGAGAGGTCGATTCTTTGATCTGCTGTTTCAGCCAGGCCATCTGTTCCTCGCCCAAAAACGAATTGAGCTGGCCGCGTTCTTCATTCACCCGGCAGGAGCGCGTATCGAGCGCAATAACGTGCACCGGCCCGACTTGGGTCTGGAAATAGATGCCCTTGCGTTCCACATTCCGATCCGGATTGTTCCATTGGGTTTTCCAGTTTTTCCGCAACCCGTCCACATCGATCGCCTGGCCCCGGGTGGACGTTCCGCCCGAATCGTCGTGCCAATAATCATGGTCGTCCCACGCCGCATAAACCGGGACATTCGCCGTCAGCTGCTGCCACGACGGGGAAAGATTGCGAAGCTGGTAGTCGGCGTTGATCAATCCAAAATCGTTCTTGCGATCATCCACCGCACAGTCGCCGAGCACCAGCATCGCGCGGTTGCCTCGCTCCTGAATCAAGTTCATCAGCTCCGGCCGGTATAGCCCGACTTTATGGAAGCACGTCCCGAAGGCGATTTTAAAGGGCTTTTCAGACAGCGTTGCCGGAGCGGTAACGAAGCGTCCCCCGCCGAGGTTTTTACCTTTCGAATTGGTCACCTGATACGTGTATGCCGTATCGGAAGAAAGACCTTCACAACGAACGATCAGAATGCGTTCCGGTTTACCGGACGCAAACGTTTTGGAGGCTCCGCTTTGCGGGGTCACCTTAACCTCGACCGAGTCCGGCATCGGCAGATGCACCCAGACCGCGACGGATGTCGGCGTCAGGTCGCCCAGCATCGGGCCGCCGAGTTTCGAATGCCCGAAAAGACGGCAGACCCCCGCCAGCGCATCCTCCGGCTTCGATCCTGTCAAAGCCGTCCGGCAGGCCGTATAGAAATCCTGCACCGCCTGCGGTTGCGTCTCGTATTGGTTCATGATCTTCAGATCAATCTCCAGCGTCCCCTTGTGCGCATCCTTCAGCGAGACCGGTGCCGGCTCTGAGGGATTGCCGCCACGCGCGGCCAACGCCCCGCCAACGGTCGTGGCGGCCAAAACGAGAAACTGTTGCCTCTTAAGGCGGGAATATTCATTCATGATACGTCCTGATGTTGGTTTTCGTTGCTTCATTGAGTTGGGCGTTAAGAGTACACCCATCTACTTTTCAAATGCGATTTCCAGTTTCAGGAATTCATTGGTTTTCCCGATGGTCGATACGCGGTTGGTGACGCTCTCGAAGTCGGCATCGATGATTCCGGAACCGGCATTGGAAACTCCATTGGTGCTCCAAATGCCATCCACCAACTTATCAGAAGCCTTAACCATGTAGCTCAACCCGCGCGCTGCGGCATCGCGGCGGCGGTTGTATTGGATTTCAAAACCATCCCCGGCCATACCGTGCGTGGGCTCCGCCTCGTTGTTTCCAAAGTTTGGAATGCCGCCGAGGGCATATTCGGTCAGGTTGTTGAGGCCGTCGCCGTCCGGGTCGGCGAAGAGGTCGGCATCGGTTCCAACGATTGGAAAACCGTCGATCCAGGCATAGTAGTCGTCGAGGTTGCCGTTTGCGGTGTGCACGGCTTCGATTTCAGCCAGCGCGGCGGCCGCGTCGTCGGAGGCATAGAGGGCGATCTGCCCGCCCGCCATCAGCCCGCGGCTGGAAAGATAGGGCCAGTCGATCTCGAGCACGCCGCCGGAATCATCCACCGTCACATTCGTATCCATCAGCTGGTAACCGAAGGCCGCGGTGTAGGGAATCTCCATGCGGATGTTGAGCGAGGGGTCGTTTTGCGGGATGCCGTCGAACCCGGCCAGGCGGATCATCAGGTGATGTGCGTAGGCATCGATCCGGAAATAGAAACGGGCATAGTCGAGTTCGGCCTCGTTGAGGATCAGCAGCGATCCTTCCTGCTCGCCGGACTTCTGTTCGAGGGTGTCGATGGAATAGCCATCGAACACGCGCAGGATCACCCACGAATCTTCGAGGGTGTCGATGTGCTCGCTGCCGTTCAGTACCAGACTGGCAATCGAGCCGACGGCATTCCAAGCCATGGCGGTTCCGGAAGGAACGTCCGCAGTCTGGAGGTCGTATCCGTCGATGCGGCAAGGTTCCCCACCGTCCGCAATCCCGGCAATTTCCAGTTCGTCGCCGCTGCGCAGGTAGACATTTTTCACGGTGCGCTCGACGCGGGTCAGGTCGATCGCCTCGGAGCTGCCGAGGGTGCGGTCGGCCAGCCAGGCATCGACCAGCTGGTCGTTGAGATAAATCTTGAAAACGGCTTCGCCGTCGGTTTCATCGAAGTAGGCCACGTTGAGGTCGTAGTAGCCGGAGGTCAACCCGACCAGCGTCTCCGACACGGAGCCTCGGGTTCC from Pontiella desulfatans includes these protein-coding regions:
- a CDS encoding alkaline phosphatase D family protein produces the protein MNEYSRLKRQQFLVLAATTVGGALAARGGNPSEPAPVSLKDAHKGTLEIDLKIMNQYETQPQAVQDFYTACRTALTGSKPEDALAGVCRLFGHSKLGGPMLGDLTPTSVAVWVHLPMPDSVEVKVTPQSGASKTFASGKPERILIVRCEGLSSDTAYTYQVTNSKGKNLGGGRFVTAPATLSEKPFKIAFGTCFHKVGLYRPELMNLIQERGNRAMLVLGDCAVDDRKNDFGLINADYQLRNLSPSWQQLTANVPVYAAWDDHDYWHDDSGGTSTRGQAIDVDGLRKNWKTQWNNPDRNVERKGIYFQTQVGPVHVIALDTRSCRVNEERGQLNSFLGEEQMAWLKQQIKESTSPYILLSGGTMWSDYISNGKDSWGTWDTEGREEIFQLIDAKQGSKVILLCGDRHGARGFAIPRPEGKKIYEFEVATLGGVPGPGAFGEDRTAQLFGLKSRSWAFGEITFTADQAVFRLINENGQELETITIQN
- a CDS encoding sialate O-acetylesterase produces the protein MKKKLYIASLVALVCGVAHAAEKGKHLFILSGQSNMYYLDENISFVPTVEAAFGKENVTVVKDSLGGQPIRRWYKQWKAVDGYDPEQTGYPLYSGGKVPGDLYDRLLAKVEEATREKEFSTVTFVWMQGERDAKESHGEVYAESLVGLFQQLSDDLGREDINVVVGRLSDYDMANEKYPHWTMVRDALVEVVEAHPRATWVNTDDLNDGINKAGRKVHNSLHYTVEGYRLFGERLAHEAIQLCEVVPTDGLVPPVLGTNSVSTVGKTNEFLKLEIGFEK
- a CDS encoding carbohydrate-binding protein, which encodes MPSKLGAVLVSAAMLFAASVEASVPGGLFEAEDSVIASGGIKADANASGGSYVDGNGGFNLTWNIDLLAGEKELAFSIKVPSGERSMGVYVNDAKVGVISTTSKSWIETNVVATVTEGINAIELRDSEETAELDVDYLFISKVTTFNYQAEHMALSAYSVVSNDIAANSHYIQVAGGLGATGTATQVFTGDAGEYYIDTAYFDETDGVGTYELRIDGVLVDSWLADGMFGTAGVDLSSLTSHRTAAVEMQTNSMVELTAIRGGAEYGRVDEMTFTLVEQFLSEAEAMALDGYSIETNSAASGGMLVRLDGTRGSVSETLVGLTSGYYDLNVAYFDETDGEAVFKIYLNDQLVDAWLADRTLGSSEAIDLTRVERTVKNVYLRSGDELEIAGIADGGEPCRIDGYDLQTADVPSGTAMAWNAVGSIASLVLNGSEHIDTLEDSWVILRVFDGYSIDTLEQKSGEQEGSLLILNEAELDYARFYFRIDAYAHHLMIRLAGFDGIPQNDPSLNIRMEIPYTAAFGYQLMDTNVTVDDSGGVLEIDWPYLSSRGLMAGGQIALYASDDAAAALAEIEAVHTANGNLDDYYAWIDGFPIVGTDADLFADPDGDGLNNLTEYALGGIPNFGNNEAEPTHGMAGDGFEIQYNRRRDAAARGLSYMVKASDKLVDGIWSTNGVSNAGSGIIDADFESVTNRVSTIGKTNEFLKLEIAFEK